One stretch of Saccharopolyspora erythraea DNA includes these proteins:
- a CDS encoding winged helix-turn-helix transcriptional regulator, whose product MDVSLAAGSAWTDPACPVARTVDLIGDRWSLLIIRDAIDGATAFTEFHQRLGIARNILTDRLRKLVEHGILDKSAATDGRRHTYRLTEAGQDLFTAVVALRQWGERHAFAPGEPRSVLVDDRGRELPELHPLDHDGAPLSAEASHVRKTA is encoded by the coding sequence GTGGACGTCTCACTCGCCGCAGGAAGCGCTTGGACCGACCCGGCCTGCCCGGTCGCACGGACCGTCGACCTGATCGGCGACCGGTGGAGCCTGCTGATCATCCGCGACGCGATAGACGGGGCGACGGCCTTCACCGAGTTCCACCAGCGGCTGGGCATCGCCCGCAACATCCTCACCGACCGGCTCCGCAAACTCGTCGAGCACGGCATCCTCGACAAGAGCGCCGCCACCGACGGCAGGCGACACACCTACCGGCTCACTGAAGCCGGGCAGGACCTGTTCACGGCCGTGGTCGCTCTCCGCCAATGGGGCGAGCGCCACGCCTTCGCCCCGGGCGAGCCGCGCTCCGTTCTCGTCGACGACCGGGGGCGGGAGCTTCCCGAACTCCACCCGCTCGACCACGACGGCGCGCCGCTTTCCGCCGAGGCGTCGCACGTTCGCAAAACCGCCTGA
- a CDS encoding MFS transporter, protein MPPGLTGRQRGVLALVCAVAVSTIYGIQPVIEAAGEDLGLGEGALGWLVAAGQIGYLAGLVLLVPLGDLLDRRKLITVHLLLTAAGAGVAAAAHGAGIAIAGLALAGLFAVVVQVTVAYVAAVSPTGERGRNIGAVTSGVVIGILGVRVVGGTLGELTGWRMVYLVLAGLCAMLALAARFTLEADLRRPRARYGQLLPSLGRLLVGDRLFLSRGLVAFFLFASFGTLWSGLALPLGDAPWHLGTTEIGLFGLAGLTGALGAARAGRWADRGLAPAVTGWSLALLTASWLLIVQAEASLWLLIIGVIVLDFAVQAVHVSSQHLLTTAHPDQNSSVIGAYMAFYSLGSALGAISTTWAYSAAGWSAASLLGATYAALGLLVAISTRRFNALPRAQQPSASASTTSADL, encoded by the coding sequence ATGCCGCCAGGACTGACCGGGAGGCAGCGGGGTGTGCTCGCGCTGGTGTGCGCGGTGGCGGTGTCGACCATCTACGGCATCCAGCCGGTCATCGAGGCCGCGGGCGAGGACCTGGGTCTGGGGGAAGGAGCACTGGGGTGGCTGGTCGCCGCCGGCCAGATCGGCTATCTCGCGGGGCTGGTGCTGCTGGTCCCGCTTGGTGACCTGCTCGACCGCCGCAAACTCATCACGGTGCATTTGCTGCTCACAGCGGCAGGTGCGGGGGTGGCCGCCGCCGCTCACGGTGCCGGCATCGCGATCGCGGGCCTGGCCCTGGCCGGACTGTTCGCCGTGGTCGTGCAGGTCACGGTGGCCTACGTCGCCGCCGTCTCACCGACCGGCGAGCGTGGTCGCAACATCGGGGCGGTCACCTCGGGCGTGGTCATCGGGATCCTCGGAGTGCGGGTGGTCGGCGGCACGCTGGGCGAGCTGACCGGCTGGCGCATGGTCTACCTCGTTCTCGCCGGGCTGTGCGCGATGCTCGCGCTCGCCGCCCGGTTCACGCTCGAGGCCGACCTCCGCCGCCCCCGAGCGCGGTACGGGCAGCTGCTGCCATCGCTGGGTCGTCTGCTCGTCGGCGACCGGCTCTTCCTGAGTCGCGGGCTGGTCGCGTTCTTCCTGTTCGCCTCGTTCGGCACGCTGTGGAGCGGACTGGCGCTCCCGCTCGGCGACGCGCCGTGGCACTTGGGCACCACCGAGATCGGATTGTTCGGACTCGCCGGGCTGACCGGGGCGCTGGGCGCGGCCCGGGCCGGCCGATGGGCCGACCGCGGCCTGGCGCCCGCGGTCACCGGCTGGTCGCTGGCCCTGCTCACGGCCTCATGGCTGCTGATCGTCCAAGCGGAGGCATCGCTGTGGCTGTTGATCATCGGCGTCATCGTCCTGGACTTCGCCGTGCAAGCCGTCCACGTCAGCAGCCAGCACCTGCTCACCACCGCCCACCCGGACCAGAACAGCAGTGTGATCGGCGCCTACATGGCCTTCTACTCCCTCGGCTCCGCGCTCGGTGCGATCAGCACCACCTGGGCCTACAGCGCCGCGGGATGGTCGGCCGCCAGCCTGCTCGGCGCAACCTATGCCGCACTCGGACTCCTCGTCGCCATCTCGACCCGACGTTTCAACGCCCTACCGCGTGCGCAACAACCGAGTGCGTCCGCATCAACTACGTCCGCTGACCTCTGA
- a CDS encoding enoyl-CoA hydratase/isomerase family protein, whose protein sequence is MSDELIITRQGPALHVLFNRPAQRNALTWAMYDGLVEACERADADEQVRVLVLRGAGNDAFVAGTDIGQFTEFGSGEDGIAYERRVERVLDRLETTRVPTVAAISGYCVGGGLAVAAVCDLRVSTPTGRFGVPVARTLGNCLAMNTYSLLVHHLGPARALDVLLRARMLTAEQAHAAGFVAELTDDLDATVEAVVGRLAQHAPLTMWAAKQAARRLRLANLPDGDDLVRAVFGSEDFRHGVRCFLDKEKPRWTGR, encoded by the coding sequence ATGTCTGACGAGCTGATCATCACCCGCCAGGGCCCTGCCCTGCACGTGCTGTTCAACCGGCCCGCCCAGCGCAACGCCCTGACCTGGGCGATGTACGACGGGCTGGTGGAGGCCTGCGAACGCGCCGACGCCGACGAGCAGGTGCGCGTGCTGGTGCTGCGCGGTGCCGGGAACGACGCGTTCGTGGCCGGCACCGACATCGGCCAGTTCACCGAGTTCGGCTCCGGCGAGGACGGCATCGCCTACGAGCGGCGGGTCGAGCGGGTCCTGGACCGGTTGGAGACCACTCGGGTGCCCACGGTCGCGGCGATCTCGGGCTACTGCGTGGGCGGCGGGCTGGCCGTGGCCGCGGTGTGCGACCTGCGGGTGTCCACGCCGACGGGCCGCTTCGGGGTGCCGGTGGCCCGCACGCTGGGCAACTGCCTGGCGATGAACACCTACTCCCTGCTGGTGCACCACCTCGGGCCCGCCCGCGCGCTGGACGTGCTGCTGCGCGCCCGGATGCTCACCGCCGAGCAGGCCCACGCCGCGGGCTTCGTCGCCGAACTGACCGACGACCTCGATGCGACGGTCGAGGCCGTGGTGGGCCGCCTGGCCCAGCACGCGCCACTGACGATGTGGGCCGCCAAGCAGGCCGCGCGACGGCTGCGCCTGGCGAACCTGCCCGACGGCGACGACCTGGTGCGCGCGGTGTTCGGCAGCGAGGACTTCCGCCACGGGGTGCGCTGCTTCCTGGACAAGGAAAAGCCCCGCTGGACCGGCCGCTGA
- a CDS encoding tripartite tricarboxylate transporter permease — translation MLDNLWLGLTTAFTPQNLLWCFAGVLLGTVIGLLPGMGSSTGIAILIPLTLTVEPVTALIMLAGIYYGSQYGGTITSVLLSTPGEAASVVTTMDGYQMARQGRAGAALAIAAIGSFAAAILSLVLLAALAPPFAEFALRFGPAENLAVMVLALVTMVAFSTGSKLRAGAMACAGVLLACVGIDAGGGQARYTFGNVNLLSGIPYVEVVIGLFAVGEVLHQIHAGAAEPIRARFRDLSLRRSELRESAGAIGRGSVLGFLLGCLPGAGSTLASFIAYGVEKRVSKNSARFGHGAIQGVAAPESANNAAANANFIPTLTLGIPGGATTAVLLGALTVYGLQPGPLLFAEQPELVWGLLVSFFIGNVILLVLNLPLAPVFAQLLRIPYGYLYPIILVTSFVGAFAIDNNVFSVWLVLVFGVIGYGMKRFGLPMAPLVVGVVIGALFEKALVQTSAIQDGNLLLVFTRPIAVVILVLAAALVAGPAVLRRLRSPRTDEEIHV, via the coding sequence GTGCTCGACAACCTGTGGCTGGGGCTGACCACCGCGTTCACCCCGCAGAACCTGCTGTGGTGCTTCGCCGGGGTGCTGCTGGGCACCGTCATCGGCCTGCTGCCGGGGATGGGCTCCAGCACCGGCATCGCGATCCTGATCCCGCTGACGCTGACCGTGGAGCCGGTGACCGCGCTGATCATGCTCGCCGGGATCTACTACGGCTCCCAGTACGGCGGCACGATCACCTCGGTGCTGCTGTCCACTCCCGGCGAGGCCGCCAGCGTGGTGACCACGATGGACGGATACCAGATGGCGCGGCAGGGCCGGGCCGGTGCGGCGCTGGCGATCGCGGCCATCGGCTCCTTCGCCGCGGCGATCCTGTCGCTGGTGCTGCTGGCCGCGCTGGCCCCGCCGTTCGCGGAGTTCGCCCTGCGCTTCGGCCCCGCCGAGAACCTCGCGGTGATGGTGCTGGCGCTGGTGACCATGGTGGCCTTCTCCACCGGGTCCAAGCTGCGCGCCGGCGCGATGGCCTGCGCGGGGGTGCTGCTGGCGTGCGTGGGCATCGACGCGGGCGGCGGGCAGGCCCGCTACACCTTCGGCAACGTCAACCTGCTGTCGGGCATCCCCTACGTCGAGGTCGTCATCGGCCTGTTCGCCGTCGGCGAGGTGCTGCACCAGATCCACGCCGGGGCCGCCGAACCGATCCGCGCCCGTTTCCGCGACCTGTCGCTGCGCCGCTCGGAGCTGCGGGAGTCGGCCGGTGCGATCGGCCGCGGCAGCGTCCTGGGTTTCCTGCTGGGCTGCCTGCCCGGCGCCGGGTCCACCCTGGCCTCCTTCATCGCCTACGGGGTGGAGAAGCGGGTGTCGAAGAACTCCGCGCGCTTCGGCCACGGCGCCATCCAGGGCGTGGCCGCGCCCGAGAGCGCCAACAACGCCGCCGCCAACGCCAACTTCATCCCGACCCTGACCCTGGGCATTCCCGGCGGGGCCACCACCGCGGTGCTGCTGGGCGCGCTGACCGTCTACGGCTTGCAGCCCGGTCCGCTGCTGTTCGCCGAGCAGCCGGAGCTGGTGTGGGGGCTGCTGGTGTCGTTCTTCATCGGCAACGTGATCCTGCTGGTGCTCAACCTGCCGCTGGCGCCGGTGTTCGCGCAGCTGCTGCGGATCCCCTACGGCTACCTGTACCCGATCATCCTGGTCACCAGCTTCGTCGGCGCCTTCGCCATCGACAACAACGTCTTCAGTGTGTGGCTGGTGCTGGTGTTCGGGGTCATCGGCTACGGGATGAAGCGCTTCGGGCTGCCGATGGCGCCGCTGGTGGTCGGCGTGGTGATCGGGGCGCTGTTCGAGAAGGCGCTGGTGCAGACTTCGGCGATCCAGGACGGCAACCTGTTGCTGGTGTTCACCCGGCCGATCGCGGTGGTGATCCTGGTGCTGGCCGCCGCGCTGGTGGCCGGGCCCGCCGTGCTGCGGCGCCTGCGTTCCCCGCGCACCGATGAGGAGATCCATGTCTGA
- a CDS encoding tripartite tricarboxylate transporter TctB family protein, whose amino-acid sequence MNPARRQEIVLYGGLVVLGVAVAVGAVGYGVLLPRGRVGPGFLPLAAGGLLAVLSALLLRQRLRAAPPPQEPEGTDQQGRDARQRRRILRRVFALLLGAVLLMPVLGMVVSFGLLVLVISTWLEGRRWPQALAMSAGCAVATHVVFAVLLRVPLPTGLLGV is encoded by the coding sequence GTGAATCCGGCGCGACGACAGGAGATCGTGCTCTACGGCGGTCTGGTGGTGCTCGGCGTGGCCGTGGCGGTCGGCGCGGTGGGCTACGGCGTCCTGCTGCCCCGCGGCCGGGTCGGCCCGGGGTTCCTGCCGCTGGCGGCGGGCGGGCTGCTGGCGGTGCTCTCGGCGCTGCTGCTGCGGCAACGGCTGCGCGCGGCCCCACCGCCGCAGGAGCCGGAGGGCACCGACCAGCAGGGGCGTGACGCCCGGCAGCGCCGGCGCATCCTGCGCCGGGTCTTCGCACTGCTGCTGGGCGCCGTGCTGCTGATGCCGGTGCTGGGCATGGTCGTGTCCTTCGGGCTGCTGGTGCTGGTGATCTCCACCTGGCTGGAGGGCAGGCGCTGGCCGCAGGCGCTGGCCATGAGCGCCGGATGCGCGGTGGCCACCCACGTGGTGTTCGCGGTGCTGCTGCGGGTGCCGCTGCCCACCGGGCTGCTGGGTGTCTGA
- a CDS encoding tripartite tricarboxylate transporter substrate binding protein, with protein sequence MRELVRTAVAVSCAAALAGCAMTEQVVGAGAPRPSGDVTMVVPFAAGGGSDIAGRAMARGLEAAEPGLRITVDNRDGGAGAVGYSYFLAKAGSPDYLLATETSLISLPRSQDVAFSHRDFTPVFKLGEDYTLLVARQDSPMNTCDQAVRRSKQQRVLAGISGAAGPDAIVFELMRRREGAGFDQVPYESGGETLAGLLGGQVELASLNPSEVVGQLRAGRLKALCVFADTRYDYPELAAIPTAAEQGVEVSFAQFRGVIAAGRLDPRAREFWIAAAREYAASPGYAEYVHSEYLQPKTAFGVEFAEYLRANDALVAEVVAR encoded by the coding sequence ATGCGCGAGTTGGTGCGGACGGCCGTGGCCGTCTCGTGCGCGGCCGCCCTGGCAGGGTGCGCGATGACCGAGCAGGTCGTCGGTGCGGGGGCACCGCGTCCCTCGGGGGACGTGACGATGGTCGTGCCCTTCGCCGCCGGCGGCGGCAGCGACATCGCCGGGCGGGCCATGGCGCGGGGCCTGGAGGCCGCCGAGCCGGGACTGCGTATCACTGTGGACAACCGCGACGGCGGGGCGGGCGCGGTCGGCTACTCCTACTTCCTGGCCAAGGCGGGCTCACCGGACTACCTGCTGGCCACCGAGACCTCGCTGATCTCGCTGCCCCGCAGCCAGGACGTCGCGTTCTCGCACCGCGACTTCACCCCGGTGTTCAAGCTCGGCGAGGACTACACGCTGCTGGTCGCGCGGCAGGACTCGCCGATGAACACCTGCGACCAGGCGGTGCGGCGCAGCAAGCAGCAACGGGTCCTGGCCGGGATCTCGGGCGCGGCGGGCCCGGACGCGATCGTCTTCGAGCTGATGCGGCGGCGCGAGGGCGCCGGGTTCGACCAGGTGCCCTACGAGTCCGGCGGGGAGACCCTGGCCGGACTGCTGGGCGGACAGGTCGAGCTGGCCTCGCTCAACCCCAGCGAGGTCGTCGGGCAGTTGCGGGCGGGCCGTCTCAAGGCGCTGTGCGTCTTCGCCGACACCCGCTACGACTACCCGGAGCTGGCCGCGATCCCCACCGCCGCCGAGCAGGGCGTGGAGGTCTCCTTCGCCCAGTTCCGCGGAGTGATCGCCGCGGGCCGTCTGGACCCGCGGGCGCGGGAGTTCTGGATCGCCGCCGCCCGCGAGTACGCCGCGTCACCCGGCTACGCCGAGTACGTGCACTCGGAGTACCTGCAACCGAAAACGGCGTTCGGCGTGGAGTTCGCCGAGTACCTGCGCGCCAACGACGCGCTGGTGGCGGAGGTGGTGGCGCGGTGA
- a CDS encoding CaiB/BaiF CoA transferase family protein — protein sequence MTSPSAPLHGVRVLEIGAFMAAPFATMQLADLGADVVKIENPEGGDPVRQTGPFLDGHSSPFARLNRNKRSVAVDLKTEQGKDVLRRLLAEADVLVENLRPGALTRLGFGYPEAREINPGLVYVSASGWGQDGPLAAQPGLDIMAQARSGLMSITGTPDGTPTKVGVPMCDLVCALYGAMAAVAALRAREHTGQGQHIDVNLLESGVSFAVWEAGTYFATGEVGAPLGSAHQTTAPYQAVRSSDGWVTIGATTPKTWPAFCHALGLDELLEDPRYTNAFDRQRHRDTLIPAIEATTSTRSTESLVKVLVEAGVPCAPIATMDQVFGDEHLNQRDFFWDAPHPDLGGVRQIGSPMRFSGTPVRRGAAGPVLGADTAEVLGEAGFGAEDLDRLRRAGVIGH from the coding sequence ATGACCAGTCCTTCTGCCCCACTGCACGGCGTGCGCGTGCTGGAGATCGGCGCGTTCATGGCCGCCCCCTTCGCCACGATGCAGCTGGCCGATCTCGGCGCCGACGTCGTCAAGATCGAGAACCCCGAGGGCGGTGACCCGGTGCGCCAGACCGGCCCGTTCCTCGACGGGCACTCCTCCCCGTTCGCCCGGCTCAACCGCAACAAGCGCTCGGTGGCGGTGGACCTCAAAACCGAGCAGGGCAAGGACGTGCTGCGGCGGCTGCTGGCCGAGGCCGACGTGCTGGTGGAGAACCTGCGCCCGGGGGCGCTGACGCGTCTGGGCTTCGGCTATCCCGAGGCTCGGGAGATCAACCCGGGGCTGGTCTACGTCTCGGCGTCGGGATGGGGCCAGGACGGTCCGCTGGCCGCCCAACCGGGCCTGGACATCATGGCGCAGGCCAGGTCGGGGCTGATGAGCATCACCGGCACCCCCGACGGCACGCCGACCAAGGTCGGGGTGCCGATGTGCGACCTGGTGTGCGCGCTGTACGGGGCGATGGCGGCGGTCGCCGCACTGCGGGCGCGCGAGCACACCGGTCAGGGCCAGCACATCGACGTCAACCTGCTGGAGTCCGGCGTGTCCTTCGCGGTGTGGGAGGCCGGGACCTACTTCGCCACCGGCGAGGTCGGCGCCCCGCTGGGCTCGGCGCACCAGACCACCGCGCCGTACCAGGCGGTGCGCAGCAGCGACGGCTGGGTCACCATCGGGGCCACCACGCCCAAGACCTGGCCGGCGTTCTGCCACGCGCTGGGACTGGACGAGCTGCTGGAGGACCCCCGCTACACCAACGCCTTCGACCGCCAGCGCCACCGCGACACCCTGATCCCGGCCATCGAAGCCACCACCAGCACGCGCAGCACCGAGTCGCTGGTGAAGGTGCTGGTGGAGGCCGGTGTGCCGTGCGCGCCGATCGCCACCATGGACCAGGTCTTCGGCGACGAGCACCTCAACCAGCGCGACTTCTTCTGGGACGCGCCGCATCCCGACCTCGGCGGGGTGCGCCAGATCGGCTCGCCGATGCGCTTCTCCGGCACCCCGGTCCGGCGCGGTGCGGCCGGACCGGTGCTGGGTGCCGACACCGCCGAGGTCCTCGGCGAGGCCGGTTTCGGTGCCGAGGACCTCGACCGGTTGCGCCGCGCCGGCGTGATCGGGCACTGA
- a CDS encoding GntR family transcriptional regulator, giving the protein MVSGSSDDSTASGVRAPSIVGPPSLVDLAAATLRRMIVGGELLCGQRIVENRLTRELGISRPPLREALRTLEREGLVRQVPRKGVIVTPLTLHDIYEIFTLRAEFERLAVRLGVPVRDQARLRRCSEALRAMGEAADAGDEPRYAECAFEFHVSIVGLSGHRRLEDAYRSLQLQMMLAMALNRRARQPTETLSEDIARHRQLLEAVDTGDPDTVLRELGSHGDRSFLEGIESEVEGHTEVALRWLRQQRENQETR; this is encoded by the coding sequence ATGGTGAGCGGATCTTCGGACGACAGCACCGCAAGCGGCGTGCGCGCCCCCAGCATCGTCGGCCCGCCGAGCCTGGTGGATCTGGCCGCGGCCACCCTGCGCCGCATGATCGTCGGCGGCGAGCTGCTCTGCGGTCAGCGGATCGTGGAGAACCGCCTCACCCGCGAGCTGGGTATCAGCCGGCCGCCGCTGCGGGAGGCGTTGCGGACGCTGGAGCGCGAAGGTCTCGTGCGCCAGGTCCCCCGCAAGGGCGTCATCGTCACGCCGCTGACGCTGCACGACATCTACGAGATCTTCACGCTGCGCGCGGAGTTCGAGCGGCTGGCGGTGCGTCTGGGAGTGCCGGTGCGCGACCAGGCCAGGCTGCGGCGGTGCAGCGAGGCGCTACGCGCGATGGGCGAGGCCGCCGACGCCGGCGACGAACCCCGCTACGCCGAGTGCGCCTTCGAGTTCCACGTCTCCATCGTCGGGCTCTCCGGCCACCGGCGGCTGGAGGACGCCTACCGGTCGCTGCAGCTGCAGATGATGCTGGCCATGGCGCTCAACCGGCGGGCCCGCCAGCCCACCGAGACCCTGAGCGAGGACATCGCCCGCCACCGGCAGCTGCTGGAGGCGGTGGACACCGGGGATCCGGATACGGTGCTGCGGGAACTGGGCAGCCACGGCGACCGCAGCTTCCTGGAGGGCATCGAGTCCGAAGTGGAAGGCCACACCGAGGTGGCGCTGCGGTGGCTGCGGCAGCAACGCGAGAACCAGGAGACACGATGA
- a CDS encoding gamma carbonic anhydrase family protein, translating into MTQQIFTLAIDGHEPEIDPGAWTAPGASLIGRVRLAAGASVWYSTVLRGDTEWITIGADTNIQDGCVVHADPGFPTTVGSGVTVGHRAVLHGCTVGDHALIGMGAVLLNGSKVGEGSLVAAGTVLLEGTEVPPGTLVAGTPGKVRRELTDDERAGLRISAQQYVQNATRHRDALGG; encoded by the coding sequence ATGACCCAGCAGATCTTCACCCTGGCCATCGACGGGCACGAGCCCGAGATCGACCCCGGCGCCTGGACCGCTCCGGGCGCCAGCCTCATCGGGCGCGTCCGGCTCGCCGCCGGAGCCAGCGTCTGGTACTCCACCGTGCTGCGCGGCGACACCGAGTGGATCACCATCGGCGCCGACACCAACATCCAGGACGGCTGCGTCGTGCACGCCGACCCGGGCTTTCCCACCACCGTGGGCAGCGGCGTCACCGTGGGCCACCGGGCGGTGCTGCACGGCTGCACCGTCGGCGACCACGCGCTGATCGGGATGGGCGCGGTGCTGCTCAACGGCTCCAAGGTCGGCGAGGGGTCGCTGGTGGCCGCCGGGACCGTGCTGCTGGAAGGCACCGAGGTCCCGCCGGGAACCCTGGTGGCGGGCACCCCGGGCAAGGTGCGCCGCGAGCTCACCGACGACGAACGCGCCGGGCTGCGCATCTCGGCCCAGCAGTACGTCCAGAACGCGACCCGCCACCGCGACGCCCTCGGCGGGTAA
- a CDS encoding Prokaryotic metallothionein: MGTCEVCGNDYWMTFEIHTVGGGVHTFDSFECAAQRLAPQCEHCGCRILGHGVEASGRFFCCAHCARQSDMSMAGELRDTVGAHPG, from the coding sequence ATGGGCACGTGCGAAGTCTGCGGCAACGACTACTGGATGACCTTCGAGATTCACACCGTTGGCGGCGGGGTGCACACCTTCGACAGCTTCGAGTGCGCCGCGCAGCGCCTGGCGCCGCAGTGCGAGCACTGCGGGTGCCGCATCCTCGGGCACGGGGTGGAGGCCAGCGGCCGCTTCTTCTGCTGCGCGCACTGCGCGCGGCAGTCGGACATGTCGATGGCCGGGGAGCTGCGCGACACCGTCGGCGCGCACCCGGGCTGA